The following are encoded together in the Deinococcota bacterium genome:
- a CDS encoding glycosyltransferase, producing MKIGIVSATYRPSRNGVATSTALLVRGLRGLGHEVRVFVPGHPEAEPEPGVYRLPSTLFGAPRDYPVLLPLPPQMSARLPLGDLDIIHAMHPFVAGRTALLWARRLHRPLVFTAHTQYHSYVHYAPTPAGLTRWAIKGHVRLFAQRADLVLAPGRAMVETLRGYGYHGAVSVIPNPVDLAAFGALEAGRVRRAHGVPAGAPLLVYLGRLAPEKNLPALLAAFGQVQAARSDCRLLLVGDGPSRAALEAQAKGLPVLFAGAVGYEEVPHYLGAADLFVTASTSEVLPMTFLESLAAGTPLAVAASPAAADLVEPGVNGLCGAADPASLAGTVLAALEPERLDALRRGARASAARFEVNRVSAALAAHYGRLVEERLAVA from the coding sequence ATGAAGATTGGCATCGTTTCGGCAACCTACCGGCCGTCGCGCAACGGCGTGGCGACCTCGACGGCGCTCCTGGTGCGGGGCCTGCGCGGTTTGGGACACGAGGTGCGGGTGTTCGTACCCGGCCATCCCGAGGCCGAGCCGGAGCCGGGCGTCTACCGCCTGCCGAGCACCCTGTTCGGCGCGCCCAGGGACTACCCGGTGCTGCTGCCGCTGCCTCCCCAAATGAGCGCGCGCCTGCCGCTCGGCGACTTGGATATCATCCACGCCATGCATCCCTTCGTGGCGGGACGCACCGCGCTGCTCTGGGCGCGGCGGCTGCACCGGCCGCTGGTCTTCACCGCGCACACCCAGTACCACTCCTACGTCCACTACGCGCCGACCCCGGCCGGGCTCACGCGCTGGGCCATCAAGGGCCACGTCAGGCTGTTCGCGCAGCGCGCCGACCTGGTCCTGGCGCCGGGCCGGGCGATGGTCGAGACGCTACGCGGCTACGGCTACCACGGCGCGGTGAGCGTGATCCCCAACCCCGTGGATCTGGCGGCCTTTGGAGCTCTCGAGGCCGGTCGGGTGCGCCGGGCCCACGGCGTCCCCGCCGGTGCGCCCCTCTTGGTCTACCTCGGCCGCCTCGCTCCCGAGAAGAATCTGCCCGCGCTTCTGGCGGCCTTCGGACAGGTCCAGGCGGCGCGCTCCGACTGCCGCCTGCTCCTGGTCGGCGACGGCCCCAGCCGGGCCGCCCTCGAGGCTCAGGCCAAAGGCTTGCCCGTCCTCTTTGCGGGCGCGGTCGGCTACGAGGAGGTGCCGCACTACCTGGGCGCGGCCGACCTGTTCGTGACCGCCTCGACCAGCGAGGTCCTGCCGATGACCTTTTTGGAGAGCCTGGCGGCCGGCACCCCCCTCGCCGTAGCGGCCTCGCCGGCGGCCGCGGACCTCGTCGAGCCGGGCGTGAACGGTCTGTGTGGCGCGGCGGACCCGGCCAGCCTGGCCGGGACGGTCTTGGCGGCGCTCGAGCCTGAGCGCTTAGACGCGCTCAGACGCGGCGCCAGGGCCTCGGCGGCACGCTTTGAGGTAAACCGCGTCAGCGCCGCCCTAGCCGCGCACTACGGCCGGCT